Proteins encoded in a region of the Burkholderia ubonensis subsp. mesacidophila genome:
- a CDS encoding SDR family oxidoreductase, translating into MTTKVLLIGATGRTGQACADLLLKQPEFEVTALVRRHGYTLPGAKVIEADLAGDFSHAFQGVTHAIYAAGSAESEGAAEEEQIDRDAVARAADYALACNVQKLVVISSLTAYWPERSPDALRHYSQMKREGDDHVIASGVDYVILRPGPLADDPGVGKIALTEDRLDPAPPVSRQDVAWAAIEAIKLGISRKTIGFVGGGVPIEQALRA; encoded by the coding sequence ATGACGACGAAGGTACTGCTGATTGGCGCGACCGGCCGCACCGGCCAGGCCTGCGCGGATCTGCTGCTCAAGCAGCCGGAATTCGAGGTCACGGCGCTCGTGCGCCGGCACGGCTATACGCTGCCGGGCGCGAAGGTGATCGAGGCCGACCTCGCGGGCGACTTCTCGCACGCATTCCAGGGCGTCACGCACGCGATCTACGCGGCCGGGTCGGCCGAGTCGGAAGGCGCGGCCGAGGAGGAGCAGATCGATCGCGACGCGGTCGCCCGCGCCGCCGACTATGCGCTGGCCTGCAACGTGCAGAAGCTGGTCGTGATCAGTTCGCTGACGGCCTACTGGCCCGAGCGCAGCCCCGACGCGCTGCGCCACTATTCGCAGATGAAGCGCGAGGGCGACGACCACGTGATCGCGTCGGGCGTCGACTACGTGATCCTGCGCCCCGGCCCGCTCGCGGACGACCCCGGCGTCGGCAAGATCGCGCTGACCGAGGACCGCCTCGACCCGGCGCCGCCCGTGTCGCGCCAGGACGTCGCGTGGGCCGCGATCGAGGCGATCAAGCTCGGCATCTCGCGCAAGACCATCGGCTTCGTCGGCGGCGGCGTGCCGATCGAGCAGGCGCTGCGCGCATGA
- a CDS encoding NYN domain-containing protein, which produces MALPLDNVSMAVFCDFENVALGVRDAKYEKFDIKPVLERLLLKGSIVVKKAYCDWDRYKGFKASMHEASFELIEIPHVRQSGKNSADIRLVVDALDLCYTKSHVDTFVIISGDSDFSPLVSKLRENAKKVIGVGVKQSTSDLLVANCDEFIFYDDLVREQQRALAKREQQRAGNGGAKRPDEPSRKPELEARRTEAIALAVETFDALASERDDVGKIWASVLKSAIKRRKPDFNESYYGFRAFGNLLDEAQARGLLEVGRDDKSGAFVSRARQAASAEPAAPADVPVADDVRAAEPAHAERERRHGRRGAARAKEAAAPVVVEAVEAVERDAVDAAAPEAAGHADAAGPGAPGDVHDEKKDGRKRARKSAAKKAGTKKGDAKKTDAKEAGAQHGDEQHGEAKHADAKHGERKHGDGKHAERTHADAPQVEMNFVDGAHADASPAGKKAAAVAAVEPPPEAAAPAEAAAEAAAGAKPKKPARKTAPRARRPRKTAPAAE; this is translated from the coding sequence ATGGCATTACCCCTGGATAACGTCAGCATGGCGGTGTTCTGCGACTTCGAGAACGTCGCGCTCGGCGTGCGCGACGCGAAGTACGAGAAGTTCGACATCAAGCCGGTGCTCGAACGGCTGCTGCTGAAGGGCAGCATCGTCGTCAAGAAGGCCTATTGCGACTGGGATCGCTACAAGGGCTTCAAGGCGTCCATGCACGAGGCGAGCTTCGAGCTGATCGAGATTCCGCATGTGCGCCAGTCGGGCAAGAACTCGGCCGACATCCGGCTCGTCGTCGACGCGCTCGACCTCTGCTACACGAAGTCGCACGTCGACACCTTCGTGATCATCAGCGGCGACTCGGATTTCTCGCCGCTCGTGTCGAAGCTGCGCGAGAACGCGAAGAAGGTGATCGGGGTCGGCGTGAAGCAATCGACGTCCGACCTGCTGGTCGCGAATTGCGACGAATTCATCTTCTACGACGATCTCGTGCGCGAGCAGCAGCGCGCGCTCGCGAAGCGCGAACAGCAGCGCGCCGGCAACGGCGGCGCGAAGCGGCCCGACGAGCCGTCCCGCAAGCCCGAGCTCGAAGCGCGCCGGACCGAGGCGATCGCGCTCGCGGTCGAGACCTTCGACGCGCTGGCGTCGGAGCGCGACGACGTCGGCAAGATCTGGGCGTCGGTGCTGAAGAGCGCGATCAAGCGCCGCAAGCCGGATTTCAACGAGTCGTATTACGGCTTCCGCGCGTTCGGCAACCTGCTCGACGAAGCGCAGGCGCGCGGCCTGCTCGAGGTCGGCCGCGACGACAAGTCGGGCGCGTTCGTGTCGCGCGCGCGCCAGGCCGCGTCAGCGGAGCCGGCGGCGCCTGCCGATGTGCCGGTGGCGGATGACGTGCGGGCGGCCGAGCCGGCGCATGCCGAACGCGAGCGCCGTCACGGGCGGCGCGGCGCGGCGCGCGCGAAGGAAGCGGCGGCGCCGGTCGTGGTCGAGGCGGTCGAAGCGGTCGAGCGCGACGCGGTGGACGCCGCCGCGCCGGAAGCGGCGGGGCACGCGGACGCGGCCGGCCCGGGCGCGCCGGGCGACGTGCACGACGAGAAGAAGGATGGCCGCAAGCGTGCGCGCAAGAGCGCGGCGAAGAAGGCCGGGACGAAGAAGGGCGACGCGAAGAAGACGGATGCGAAGGAAGCCGGCGCGCAGCACGGCGACGAGCAGCACGGTGAGGCGAAGCATGCCGACGCGAAGCACGGCGAGCGCAAGCACGGCGACGGCAAGCATGCGGAGCGGACGCACGCGGACGCTCCGCAGGTCGAGATGAACTTTGTCGACGGCGCGCATGCCGACGCGTCGCCCGCGGGCAAGAAGGCGGCTGCCGTCGCCGCCGTGGAGCCGCCACCCGAAGCGGCCGCGCCGGCTGAAGCCGCCGCCGAGGCGGCCGCCGGCGCCAAGCCGAAAAAACCGGCCCGCAAGACGGCGCCGCGCGCGCGTCGTCCGCGCAAGACCGCGCCGGCCGCCGAGTAA
- a CDS encoding efflux RND transporter permease subunit, with protein MNLSRPFITRPVATTLLALGVALAGLFAFIKLPVSPLPQVDFPTILVQASLPGASPETVATSVTSPLERHLGSIADVSEMTSTSTVGNARIILQFGLNRDIDGAARDVQAAINAARADLPASLKSNPTYRKVNPADSPIMVVSLTSDTMSAAKLYDAASTVLQQSLSQIDGIGQVAVSGSANPAVRVELEPQALFHYGIGLEDVRAALASANANSPKGAIEFGPQRYQLYTNDQASQASQYRDLVVAYRNGSAVRLADLSDVVDSVEDLRNLGLANGKRAVLVILYRSPGANIIETIDRVHAALPQLTASLPADIAVTPVLDRSTTIRASLRDTEHTLLIAVGLVVMVVFLFLRNWRATLIPSVAVPISIIGTFGAMYLLGFSIDNLSLMALIVATGFVVDDAIVVLENISRHIENGTPRLQAAFDGAREVGFTVLSMSLSLVAVFLPILLMGGIVGRLFREFALTLSLAIAVSLAVSLTVTPMMCARLLPEAHDKRGEGRFARFLERCFTRLQHGYERSLSWALRHPLMILAILFATIGLNVYLYIVVPKGFFPQQDTGLMIGGIQADQSTSFQAMKLKFTEMMRIVQGNPNVKSVAGFTGGSQTNSGFMFVTLKDRTERKLSADQVIQQLRRPLADVAGARTFLQAAQDIRVGGRQSNAQYQFTLLGDSSTELYKWGPLLTEALQKRRELTDVNSDQQQGGLEAMVTIDRATAARLGIKPAQIDNTLYDAFGQRQVSTIYNPLNQYHVVMEVAPKYWQSPQMLNQVWVSTSGGSASGAQTTNAAAGTYVATKAGASSAGTAAQSAAAIAADSARNQALNSIAASGKSSASSGAAVSTAKSTMIPLSAIATFGPSTTPLSVNHQGLFVATTISFNLPPGVSLSQATQVIYETMAAIGVPPTIHGGFQGTAQAFQQSLNDQPILILAALMAVYIVLGVLYESYIHPITILSTLPSAGVGALLGLLLFKTEFSIIALIGVILLIGIVKKNAIMMVDFAIDATRNGGMSSFDAIHEACLLRFRPIMMTTMAALLGAVPLAFGSGDGAELRAPLGIAIAGGLIVSQMLTLYTTPVVYLYMDRLRVWVETRRGRGASGGATVTGN; from the coding sequence ATGAACCTGTCCCGCCCCTTCATCACCCGCCCCGTCGCGACGACGCTGCTCGCGCTCGGGGTCGCGCTCGCGGGCCTGTTCGCGTTCATCAAGCTGCCGGTGTCGCCGCTGCCGCAGGTCGACTTCCCGACGATCCTCGTGCAGGCGTCGCTGCCCGGCGCGAGCCCGGAGACCGTCGCGACCAGCGTGACGAGCCCGCTCGAGCGGCACCTCGGCTCGATCGCCGACGTGTCCGAGATGACGTCGACCAGCACGGTCGGAAACGCGCGGATCATCCTGCAGTTCGGGCTGAACCGCGACATCGACGGCGCGGCGCGCGACGTGCAGGCGGCGATCAACGCTGCGCGCGCCGACCTGCCGGCGTCGCTCAAGAGCAACCCGACCTACCGCAAGGTCAACCCGGCCGACTCGCCGATCATGGTCGTGTCGCTGACGTCCGACACGATGTCGGCCGCGAAGCTGTACGACGCGGCATCGACCGTGCTGCAGCAGTCGCTGTCGCAGATCGACGGGATCGGCCAGGTGGCGGTCAGCGGCTCCGCGAACCCGGCGGTGCGCGTCGAGCTCGAGCCGCAGGCGCTGTTCCACTACGGCATCGGCCTCGAGGACGTGCGCGCGGCGCTCGCGTCGGCCAACGCGAACAGCCCGAAAGGCGCGATCGAGTTCGGCCCGCAGCGCTACCAGCTCTACACCAACGACCAGGCCTCGCAGGCGTCGCAATATCGCGACCTCGTCGTCGCGTACCGCAACGGCTCGGCCGTGCGGCTCGCCGACCTGTCCGACGTCGTCGATTCGGTCGAGGACCTGCGCAACCTCGGTCTCGCGAACGGCAAGCGCGCGGTGCTCGTGATCCTGTACCGCTCGCCCGGCGCGAACATCATCGAGACGATCGACCGCGTGCACGCGGCGCTGCCGCAGCTCACGGCGTCGCTGCCGGCCGACATCGCGGTCACGCCCGTGCTCGACCGCTCCACCACGATCCGCGCGTCGCTGCGGGACACCGAGCACACGCTCCTGATCGCGGTCGGCCTCGTCGTGATGGTCGTGTTCCTGTTCCTGCGCAACTGGCGCGCGACGCTGATCCCGAGCGTCGCGGTGCCGATCTCGATCATCGGCACGTTCGGCGCGATGTACCTGCTCGGCTTCTCGATCGACAACCTGTCGCTGATGGCGCTGATCGTCGCGACCGGCTTCGTCGTCGACGATGCGATCGTCGTGCTCGAGAACATCTCGCGCCACATCGAGAACGGCACGCCGAGGCTGCAGGCCGCGTTCGACGGCGCGCGCGAGGTCGGCTTCACGGTGCTGTCGATGAGCCTGTCGCTCGTCGCGGTATTCCTGCCGATCCTGCTGATGGGCGGCATCGTCGGGCGCCTCTTCCGCGAATTCGCGCTGACGCTGTCGCTCGCGATCGCGGTGTCGCTCGCGGTGTCGCTCACCGTCACGCCGATGATGTGCGCGCGGCTGCTTCCCGAGGCGCACGACAAGCGCGGCGAGGGCCGCTTCGCGCGCTTCCTCGAGCGCTGCTTCACGCGCCTGCAGCACGGCTACGAGCGCTCGCTGTCGTGGGCGCTGCGCCATCCGCTGATGATCCTCGCGATCCTGTTCGCGACGATCGGCCTGAACGTGTACCTGTATATCGTCGTGCCGAAGGGCTTTTTCCCGCAGCAGGACACGGGGCTGATGATCGGCGGCATCCAGGCCGACCAGAGCACGTCGTTCCAGGCGATGAAGCTGAAGTTCACGGAGATGATGCGGATCGTGCAGGGCAACCCGAACGTGAAGAGCGTCGCGGGCTTCACGGGCGGTTCGCAGACCAACTCGGGCTTCATGTTCGTCACGCTGAAGGACCGCACCGAGCGCAAGCTGTCGGCCGACCAGGTGATCCAGCAGCTGCGCCGGCCGCTCGCCGACGTCGCGGGCGCGCGCACCTTCCTGCAGGCCGCGCAGGACATCCGCGTCGGCGGCCGGCAGAGCAACGCGCAATACCAGTTCACGCTGCTCGGCGATTCCAGCACCGAGCTGTACAAGTGGGGGCCGCTCCTGACCGAGGCGCTGCAGAAGCGCCGCGAGCTGACCGACGTGAACTCCGACCAGCAGCAGGGGGGCCTCGAGGCGATGGTGACGATCGACCGCGCGACCGCCGCGCGGCTCGGCATCAAGCCCGCGCAGATCGACAACACGCTGTACGACGCGTTCGGCCAGCGCCAGGTCTCGACGATCTACAACCCGCTGAACCAGTACCACGTGGTGATGGAAGTCGCGCCGAAGTACTGGCAGAGCCCGCAGATGCTGAACCAGGTGTGGGTCAGCACGTCGGGCGGCAGCGCGAGCGGCGCGCAGACGACCAACGCGGCGGCGGGCACCTACGTCGCAACGAAGGCCGGCGCGTCGAGCGCCGGCACCGCCGCACAGAGCGCCGCCGCGATCGCGGCCGATTCCGCGCGCAACCAGGCGCTCAATTCGATCGCGGCGAGCGGCAAGTCGAGCGCGTCGTCGGGCGCGGCCGTGTCGACGGCGAAGTCGACGATGATCCCGCTGTCGGCGATCGCGACGTTCGGGCCGAGCACGACGCCGCTGTCGGTGAACCACCAGGGTCTGTTCGTCGCGACGACGATCTCGTTCAACCTGCCGCCCGGCGTGTCGCTGTCGCAGGCCACGCAGGTCATCTACGAGACGATGGCCGCGATCGGCGTGCCGCCGACCATCCACGGCGGCTTCCAGGGCACCGCGCAGGCGTTCCAGCAATCGCTGAACGACCAGCCGATCCTGATCCTCGCCGCGCTGATGGCCGTCTACATCGTGCTCGGCGTGCTGTACGAGAGCTACATCCACCCGATCACGATCCTGTCGACGCTGCCGTCGGCCGGCGTCGGCGCGCTGCTCGGCCTGCTGCTGTTCAAGACCGAGTTCAGCATCATCGCGCTGATCGGCGTGATCCTGCTGATCGGCATCGTGAAGAAGAACGCGATCATGATGGTCGACTTCGCGATCGACGCGACGCGCAACGGCGGGATGTCGTCGTTCGACGCGATCCACGAGGCGTGCCTGCTGCGCTTCCGGCCGATCATGATGACGACGATGGCCGCGCTCCTCGGCGCGGTGCCGCTCGCGTTCGGCAGCGGCGACGGCGCCGAGCTGCGCGCGCCGCTCGGGATCGCGATCGCCGGCGGCCTGATCGTGTCGCAAATGCTGACGCTCTATACGACGCCGGTCGTCTACCTGTACATGGACCGGCTGCGGGTGTGGGTCGAGACGCGCCGCGGCCGGGGTGCGTCGGGCGGCGCGACGGTCACGGGCAACTGA
- a CDS encoding MdtB/MuxB family multidrug efflux RND transporter permease subunit, producing the protein MNPSRIFILRPVGTALLMVAIMLAGLVALRFLPLAALPEVDYPTIQVQTFYPGASPEVMTSSVTAPLERQFGQMPSLNQMSSQSSAGASVITLQFALDLPLDIAEQEVQAAINAAGNLLPSDLPAPPIYAKVNPADAPVLTLAVTSKTLPLTQVQDLADTRLAMKISQVAGVGLVSLSGGNRPAVRIQANPTALAQYGLNLDDLRTTISNLNVNTPKGNFDGPTRAYTINANDQLTSADQYQDAVVAYKGGRPVMLTDVAKIIAGSENTKLGAWVDAEPAIILNVQRQPGANVIQTVDAIKAQLPKLQESLPAALDVRIVTDRTTMIRAAVRDVQFEMMLAVALVVLVMYLFLANVYATIIPSLSVPLSLIGTLAVMYMAGFSLNNLSLMALTIATGFVVDDAIVMIENIARYVEDGDSPLEAALKGSKQIGFTIISLTVSLIAVLIPLLFMGDVVGRLFHEFAITLAVTIVISAIVSLTLVPMMCAKLLRHSPPPESHRFEARVHQAIDWVIARYAVALEWVLNRQRSTLVVAVLTLVLTGLLYVLIPKGFFPPQDTGVIQAITQAPQSISYGAMAERQQQLAAEILKDPNVESLTSFIGVDGANITLNSGRMLINLKARDQRKETAAEIIRDLQQRVSHVPGISLFMQSVQDLTIDSTVSPTQYQFMLTSPNSDEFATWVPKLVSRLKQEPSLADVATDLQNSGQSVYIEIDRASAARFGITPATVDNALYDAYGQRIVSTIFTQSNQYRVILESEPQMQHYTDSLNNLYLPSAGGGQVPLASIATFHERPSPLLVSHLSQFPSTTISFNLAPGASLGEAVKAIDAAEKEIGLPASFQTRFQGAALAFQASLSNQLFLILAAIITMYIVLGVLYESYIHPITILSTLPSAGVGALLALMITGHDLDIIGIIGIVLLIGIVKKNAIMMIDFALEAERAEGKPPREAIYQACLLRFRPILMTTLAALLGAVPLMVGSGAGSELRQPLGIAIAGGLIVSQVLTLFTTPVIYLGFDSLARRVRGWFERHGPAAGPRTDA; encoded by the coding sequence ATGAACCCATCCCGCATCTTCATTCTCCGGCCGGTCGGCACCGCCCTCCTGATGGTGGCCATCATGCTGGCCGGCCTCGTCGCGCTGCGCTTCCTGCCGCTCGCGGCGCTGCCCGAGGTCGACTACCCGACCATCCAGGTGCAGACCTTCTATCCCGGCGCGAGCCCGGAAGTGATGACGTCGTCGGTGACCGCGCCGCTCGAACGCCAGTTCGGGCAGATGCCGTCGCTGAACCAGATGTCGTCGCAGAGTTCGGCCGGCGCGTCGGTGATCACGCTGCAGTTCGCGCTCGACCTGCCGCTCGACATCGCCGAGCAGGAAGTGCAGGCCGCGATCAACGCGGCCGGCAACCTGCTGCCGTCCGACCTGCCCGCGCCGCCGATCTACGCGAAGGTCAACCCTGCCGACGCGCCGGTGCTGACGCTCGCCGTCACGTCGAAGACGCTGCCGCTCACGCAGGTGCAGGATCTCGCCGATACGCGGCTCGCGATGAAGATCTCGCAGGTCGCGGGCGTCGGCCTCGTCAGCCTGTCCGGCGGCAACCGCCCGGCCGTGCGGATCCAGGCCAACCCGACCGCGCTCGCGCAGTACGGGCTGAACCTCGACGACCTGCGCACGACGATCTCGAACCTCAACGTCAACACGCCGAAGGGCAACTTCGACGGCCCGACGCGCGCGTACACGATCAACGCGAACGACCAGCTGACGAGCGCCGACCAGTACCAGGACGCCGTCGTCGCGTACAAGGGCGGCCGGCCGGTGATGCTGACCGACGTCGCGAAGATCATCGCCGGCTCGGAGAACACCAAGCTCGGCGCGTGGGTCGATGCGGAGCCCGCGATCATCCTGAACGTGCAGCGCCAGCCGGGCGCGAACGTGATCCAGACGGTCGACGCGATCAAGGCGCAGTTGCCGAAGCTGCAGGAATCGCTGCCCGCGGCGCTCGACGTGCGCATCGTCACCGACCGCACGACGATGATCCGCGCGGCGGTGCGCGACGTGCAGTTCGAGATGATGCTCGCGGTCGCGCTGGTCGTGCTGGTGATGTACCTGTTCCTCGCGAACGTCTACGCGACGATCATCCCGAGCCTGTCGGTGCCGCTGTCGCTGATCGGCACGCTCGCGGTGATGTACATGGCCGGCTTCTCGCTGAACAACCTGTCGCTGATGGCGCTGACGATCGCGACCGGCTTCGTCGTCGACGACGCGATCGTGATGATCGAGAACATCGCGCGCTACGTCGAGGACGGCGACTCGCCGCTCGAGGCCGCACTGAAAGGCTCGAAGCAGATCGGCTTCACGATCATCTCGCTGACGGTGTCGCTGATCGCCGTGCTGATCCCGCTGCTGTTCATGGGCGACGTGGTCGGGCGGCTGTTCCACGAGTTCGCGATCACGCTCGCGGTGACGATCGTGATCTCGGCGATCGTGTCGCTGACGCTCGTGCCGATGATGTGCGCGAAGCTCCTGCGCCACTCGCCGCCGCCGGAGAGCCACCGCTTCGAGGCGCGCGTGCACCAGGCGATCGACTGGGTGATCGCGCGCTACGCGGTCGCGCTCGAATGGGTGCTGAACCGCCAGCGCTCGACGCTCGTCGTCGCGGTGCTGACGCTCGTGCTGACGGGCCTCCTCTACGTGCTGATCCCGAAGGGCTTCTTCCCGCCGCAGGACACCGGCGTGATCCAGGCGATCACCCAGGCGCCGCAGTCGATCTCGTACGGCGCGATGGCCGAGCGCCAGCAGCAGCTCGCCGCCGAGATCCTGAAGGACCCGAACGTCGAGAGCCTGACGTCGTTCATCGGCGTCGACGGCGCCAACATCACGCTGAACAGCGGCCGGATGCTGATCAACCTGAAGGCGCGCGACCAGCGCAAGGAGACGGCGGCCGAGATCATCCGCGACCTGCAGCAGCGCGTGTCGCACGTGCCGGGCATCTCGCTCTTCATGCAGTCGGTGCAGGACCTGACGATCGACTCGACCGTCAGCCCGACGCAGTACCAGTTCATGCTGACGAGCCCGAACTCCGACGAATTCGCGACCTGGGTGCCGAAGCTCGTGTCGCGGCTGAAGCAGGAGCCGTCGCTCGCCGACGTCGCGACCGACCTGCAGAACAGCGGCCAGTCGGTGTACATCGAGATCGACCGCGCGAGCGCGGCGCGCTTCGGCATCACGCCCGCGACCGTCGACAACGCGCTGTACGACGCGTACGGCCAGCGCATCGTGTCGACGATCTTCACGCAGTCGAACCAGTACCGCGTGATCCTCGAGTCCGAGCCGCAGATGCAGCACTACACCGACTCGCTGAACAACCTGTACCTGCCGTCCGCGGGCGGCGGCCAGGTGCCGCTCGCGTCGATCGCGACGTTCCACGAGCGGCCGTCGCCGCTGCTCGTGTCGCACCTGTCGCAGTTCCCGTCGACGACGATCTCGTTCAACCTCGCGCCGGGCGCGTCGCTCGGCGAGGCGGTGAAGGCGATCGACGCGGCCGAGAAGGAGATCGGCCTCCCCGCGTCGTTCCAGACCCGCTTCCAGGGCGCGGCGCTCGCGTTCCAGGCGTCGCTGTCGAACCAGCTGTTCCTGATCCTCGCGGCGATCATCACGATGTACATCGTGCTCGGCGTGCTGTACGAGAGCTACATCCACCCGATCACGATCCTGTCGACGCTGCCGTCGGCCGGCGTCGGCGCGTTGCTCGCGCTGATGATCACCGGGCACGACCTCGACATCATCGGCATCATCGGCATCGTGCTGCTGATCGGCATCGTGAAGAAGAACGCGATCATGATGATCGACTTCGCGCTCGAGGCCGAACGCGCGGAAGGCAAGCCGCCGCGCGAGGCGATCTACCAGGCGTGCCTGCTGCGCTTCCGGCCGATCCTGATGACGACGCTCGCCGCGCTGCTCGGCGCGGTGCCGCTGATGGTCGGCTCCGGCGCCGGTTCCGAGCTGCGCCAGCCGCTGGGCATCGCGATCGCCGGCGGCCTGATCGTGTCGCAGGTGCTGACGCTGTTCACGACGCCCGTGATCTACCTCGGCTTCGATTCGCTCGCGCGCCGCGTGCGCGGCTGGTTCGAGCGCCACGGCCCCGCCGCCGGCCCGCGCACGGATGCGTAA
- a CDS encoding MdtA/MuxA family multidrug efflux RND transporter periplasmic adaptor subunit translates to MDNQQKPTPSAHEPAPASPAARRPRRKLMLGALALVAAGGLLWWHPWSDASADKPGSGASAASGRHGRGGPAAMANVPQPVQVAAATRGEMPVVLSALGTVTPLANVTVKTQLSGYLQSVAFQEGQLVKKGDVLAQIDPRPYQNALENAEGTHARDEALLATARLDLKRYQTLLAQDSIASQQVDTQASLVKQYEGAVKTDQAAIDSAKLNLVYARITAPVSGRVGLRQVDPGNYVTPGDANGIVVITQIQPISVIFTTSEDNLPQILKQVNAGSKLSVTAYNRNNTVPLEAGMLETLDNQIDTSTGTVKLRATFANQGGLLFPNQFVNTRLLVDTVRDATIVPTSAVLTGSIGQFVYVVKPDSTVTVRKVKIGPVDGERTSIVDGVAVGERVVTDGSDRLREGSTITIPADKPKGASGAHGASAAAGASGAKGAHRGQHRGGASQTPAQ, encoded by the coding sequence ATGGACAATCAACAAAAGCCCACGCCCTCCGCGCACGAACCTGCGCCCGCCTCCCCCGCCGCGCGGCGCCCGCGCCGCAAGCTGATGCTCGGCGCGCTCGCGCTCGTCGCGGCCGGCGGCCTGCTGTGGTGGCATCCGTGGAGCGACGCGAGCGCCGACAAGCCCGGCTCGGGCGCGAGTGCGGCCAGCGGCCGCCACGGCCGCGGCGGCCCGGCCGCGATGGCGAACGTGCCGCAGCCGGTGCAGGTCGCGGCCGCGACGCGCGGCGAAATGCCGGTCGTGCTGTCCGCGCTCGGCACCGTGACGCCGCTCGCGAACGTGACCGTCAAGACGCAGCTGTCGGGCTACCTGCAGTCGGTCGCGTTCCAGGAAGGCCAGCTCGTGAAGAAGGGCGACGTGCTCGCGCAGATCGACCCGCGCCCATACCAGAACGCGCTCGAGAACGCCGAAGGCACGCACGCGCGCGACGAGGCCCTGCTCGCGACCGCGCGCCTCGACCTGAAGCGCTACCAGACGCTGCTCGCGCAGGATTCGATCGCGTCGCAGCAGGTCGACACCCAGGCGTCGCTCGTCAAGCAGTACGAAGGCGCGGTGAAGACCGACCAGGCGGCGATCGATTCCGCGAAGCTGAACCTCGTCTACGCGCGCATCACCGCGCCGGTGTCGGGCCGCGTCGGCCTGCGCCAGGTCGACCCGGGCAACTACGTGACGCCGGGCGACGCGAACGGCATCGTCGTGATCACGCAGATCCAGCCGATCAGCGTGATCTTCACGACGTCCGAGGACAACCTGCCGCAGATCCTCAAGCAGGTGAACGCGGGCAGCAAGCTGTCGGTCACCGCGTACAACCGCAACAACACGGTGCCGCTCGAGGCCGGCATGCTCGAGACGCTCGACAACCAGATCGACACGTCCACCGGCACGGTCAAGCTGCGCGCGACGTTCGCGAACCAGGGCGGGCTGCTGTTCCCGAATCAGTTCGTCAACACGCGGCTGCTCGTCGACACGGTCCGCGACGCGACGATCGTGCCGACGTCGGCCGTGCTGACGGGCTCGATCGGCCAGTTCGTCTACGTCGTCAAGCCGGACAGCACGGTGACGGTGCGCAAGGTCAAGATCGGCCCGGTCGACGGCGAGCGCACCAGCATCGTCGACGGCGTCGCGGTCGGCGAGCGGGTCGTCACCGACGGGTCCGACCGCCTGCGCGAAGGCTCGACGATCACGATCCCGGCCGACAAGCCCAAGGGCGCGTCGGGCGCGCACGGCGCGAGCGCGGCCGCCGGCGCATCCGGCGCGAAAGGCGCACACCGCGGCCAGCATCGCGGCGGCGCATCGCAGACGCCGGCACAGTAA
- a CDS encoding IclR family transcriptional regulator, with translation MSTPVNPPASRERESSPDEITALARGLAVLRRIAAADAPVSNRELTELTGIPKPTVSRITATLVSAGFLFQLPDSERFVLTASVLELSHGFLRNFDIRARSRPFMIELAERTSLSVHLAVRDRLDMVAIDVIRPRSAVLVTRLEIGSRMDIARTAVGRAYLAAFEDDERRGLIDALRAAAGDDWPHVFARLNPALDDAQRQGHTIAIGEWREGLNAVAAGFVGPSGQCYSVNCGGASHQCPPEWLNEHVVPALHECIAKITREIGGAPARRRAA, from the coding sequence GTGTCGACACCCGTGAATCCTCCTGCTTCCCGCGAACGCGAATCGTCGCCCGATGAAATCACCGCGCTCGCGCGCGGCCTGGCCGTGCTGCGGCGCATCGCCGCCGCCGACGCGCCGGTCAGCAACCGCGAGCTGACCGAACTCACCGGCATCCCGAAGCCGACCGTATCGCGGATCACCGCGACGCTCGTCAGCGCCGGCTTCCTGTTCCAGCTGCCCGACAGCGAACGGTTCGTGCTCACCGCGTCGGTGCTGGAGCTGAGCCACGGCTTCCTGCGCAACTTCGACATCCGCGCGCGCTCGCGGCCGTTCATGATCGAGCTGGCCGAGCGCACGTCGCTGTCCGTGCACCTCGCGGTGCGCGACCGGCTCGACATGGTCGCGATCGACGTGATCCGGCCGCGCTCGGCGGTGCTCGTCACGCGTCTCGAGATCGGCTCGCGGATGGACATCGCGCGCACCGCGGTCGGCCGCGCGTACCTCGCCGCGTTCGAGGACGACGAACGCCGCGGGCTGATCGACGCGCTGCGGGCCGCCGCGGGCGACGACTGGCCGCACGTGTTCGCGCGGCTCAACCCGGCGCTCGACGACGCGCAGCGCCAGGGCCACACGATCGCGATCGGCGAATGGCGCGAGGGCCTGAACGCGGTCGCCGCGGGGTTCGTCGGCCCGTCGGGCCAGTGCTATTCGGTCAATTGCGGCGGCGCCTCGCACCAGTGCCCGCCCGAATGGCTCAACGAGCACGTGGTGCCGGCGCTGCACGAATGCATCGCGAAGATCACCCGCGAGATCGGCGGTGCGCCCGCCCGGCGCCGCGCCGCGTGA